CCGCACGCGGCACACCGGGTAATTATACGAGCAGGAAGAAATAAAACGGCTTAAGGGAAGATTACGTCGGCGCTGGAGGCATCCTGGCCGTGGGACGTGGCGCCGGCGGCAGCGCTGGTGGCGAGCGTATTTGCAGCGGCGGCAGTAGCGGTATTGGCGGCGTTGCTGGCATGGGCGGCAGCAGCGCCGTTGGCCGATGCGGCAAACGGTGGCGCAGCAGGGTCGGTGGCGCCTGGCGCAAGCGGCGAGAGCTCGTGCGCAGGCTCGTTGTCGAGGCGCGCCGCCAGCGCCGCGCGGAACCCATTGCTGAGCGCGCCTTGAGCGCTGTCGCGCAGCACGTCGCCGACCAGGTGATAGGCCTGCCACGCCGCCCTGCCCTCGGTGGTTTCCAGCGCCGCGAAGGCAAGTTCCTGCTCGCTCTGCGCCAGCTCGCCATCCGCCAGCGCCGAAATGTTTTCGTGCAGTCTTTTATGGGTATCCATCGCTTGCTCCGCCTGTCAATACATTGCCACCACGGCCGACAAATTGCCGGGCGCCAATGCCATCATTCCTGCCTTACCAGCGCTTGTCAACCGGCATATCGAGCAGAGGCTTTAACTTTTCAGCGATGACTTCTCGGGCACGGAAGATACGGCTGCGGACCGTGCCGATGGGGCAAGCCATGATATCGGAAAT
This is a stretch of genomic DNA from Duganella zoogloeoides. It encodes these proteins:
- a CDS encoding sigma-E factor negative regulatory protein encodes the protein MDTHKRLHENISALADGELAQSEQELAFAALETTEGRAAWQAYHLVGDVLRDSAQGALSNGFRAALAARLDNEPAHELSPLAPGATDPAAPPFAASANGAAAAHASNAANTATAAAANTLATSAAAGATSHGQDASSADVIFP